From Pseudothermotoga thermarum DSM 5069, a single genomic window includes:
- a CDS encoding HD domain-containing phosphohydrolase, which yields MKRNWFLVVVFLFSFPIFATTVKFVTGDFYPPFIWISESGEPVGISIEILKLLEKKTNLTFDIEVLPFHKALEKILSNEADMINLIFKTTEREKYLVFTDPVFTVNVNVYYRQNIELKNHSDIIAHVVGAVKGDASVEIFKTFYPKATLVYYENFEDLIKSVKNNELNVFVMEDFTARYYLVKYDLFHKFKSLTLQSQTLHFAFPIAKRELATTINKLLKDIKKSELKEITSLFIPTRFHFPKWLLWLIVVLLVAVASIIGILTILNHYLKKLVERRTVELKKAYEEMKAANDEIKALNEQLTANNAELEAMNQELISQNQELNALNEELSQKNKELEKLHSENAKLQNLIFDVLEIFSTLLLKASLDEEEFFKQILKSLSPYEESARVMGILFEGPPFIICLRYSDDNNGSRCERLKKEFLTYRISSLQELSNFLKDQVGLVLKDNEKFFAVKISALVRNFGYLFCVMLDDNQFLQRTFEKLGISIAYLLIARDYIKEEGLFHKRLILFAVRALESYDKYTKGHSENVARYSSIIAEKMGLPREDIRKLYWAGLVHDIGKIFVPQHILNKNGFLDPQEYELVKLHPVKGYEWLLAADLPEIAVIVRHHHERYDGKGYPDGLKGEDIPLLSRILCVADSFDAMTTDRPYRKALTLDQAKEELLRCSGTQFDPKIVPIVLEIIDEVLVKERI from the coding sequence TTGAAACGAAATTGGTTTTTGGTTGTTGTTTTTTTGTTTTCTTTCCCGATTTTTGCGACTACGGTAAAATTTGTCACCGGAGATTTTTACCCACCGTTCATATGGATAAGCGAAAGCGGTGAACCTGTTGGAATAAGCATAGAAATCTTAAAGCTTCTTGAAAAGAAAACAAATCTAACCTTTGACATTGAAGTTTTACCTTTTCATAAAGCTTTGGAGAAAATCCTATCCAACGAAGCTGACATGATCAACTTGATCTTCAAAACAACTGAACGGGAAAAGTACCTTGTTTTTACAGACCCCGTTTTCACGGTAAACGTGAACGTTTATTACAGACAAAACATCGAACTTAAAAACCACTCTGATATAATTGCACACGTTGTTGGGGCTGTGAAAGGCGATGCCTCTGTTGAAATATTCAAAACTTTTTACCCAAAAGCCACGTTGGTTTATTACGAAAATTTCGAGGATTTGATCAAATCTGTCAAAAACAACGAGTTGAACGTTTTTGTGATGGAAGATTTCACGGCAAGATATTACCTTGTTAAGTACGATCTTTTCCACAAATTCAAATCGCTTACGCTTCAATCTCAAACTCTTCACTTCGCTTTTCCTATAGCAAAAAGAGAGCTTGCTACAACGATAAATAAGCTTTTGAAGGACATCAAAAAATCAGAACTTAAAGAAATCACGTCTTTGTTCATACCAACTCGCTTCCATTTTCCAAAGTGGTTACTCTGGCTCATCGTTGTCCTTTTGGTTGCCGTTGCGTCCATCATAGGAATTTTAACAATCTTGAACCACTATCTTAAAAAACTCGTTGAACGGAGAACTGTGGAACTCAAAAAAGCATACGAAGAAATGAAAGCTGCAAATGATGAAATAAAAGCGTTGAACGAACAACTTACGGCGAACAACGCGGAGCTAGAAGCAATGAACCAAGAACTGATCTCACAAAATCAAGAACTCAACGCATTGAACGAAGAGTTATCACAAAAGAACAAAGAACTTGAAAAACTTCATAGTGAAAATGCAAAACTACAAAACTTGATCTTCGACGTACTTGAAATTTTCTCAACTTTGCTTTTGAAAGCCTCGCTCGATGAAGAAGAATTTTTCAAACAAATTTTAAAAAGCCTATCACCTTACGAAGAAAGCGCAAGGGTTATGGGGATTTTATTTGAGGGACCTCCTTTTATAATTTGCTTAAGATATAGTGATGATAACAACGGATCGAGATGTGAAAGATTGAAGAAAGAGTTTTTAACCTACAGAATTTCATCCCTTCAAGAGCTTTCAAATTTTTTGAAAGACCAAGTTGGTTTGGTTTTGAAAGACAACGAAAAATTTTTCGCTGTGAAAATTTCAGCGTTGGTAAGAAACTTTGGCTATCTTTTCTGCGTGATGTTGGATGACAATCAGTTTTTGCAAAGAACTTTCGAAAAGCTTGGAATATCAATCGCATATCTTTTGATTGCAAGAGATTACATCAAAGAAGAGGGTCTGTTTCACAAAAGGCTGATTCTTTTCGCCGTAAGAGCGCTCGAAAGTTATGACAAGTACACAAAAGGTCACTCGGAAAACGTCGCACGTTACAGCTCGATAATAGCCGAAAAAATGGGACTGCCAAGGGAAGACATTAGAAAGTTGTATTGGGCAGGGTTGGTTCACGATATAGGAAAAATCTTTGTACCGCAACATATTTTGAACAAAAACGGATTTTTGGATCCTCAAGAGTACGAGCTGGTAAAACTTCATCCAGTGAAAGGATACGAATGGTTATTGGCTGCTGATCTTCCAGAGATAGCTGTTATAGTAAGGCATCACCATGAAAGATACGATGGCAAAGGCTATCCGGATGGTTTGAAAGGGGAAGATATACCACTTCTTTCAAGAATACTGTGCGTTGCAGACAGTTTCGATGCCATGACAACCGATAGACCGTACAGAAAAGCTTTAACTTTGGATCAAGCCAAAGAAGAACTTTTAAGATGTTCTGGTACGCAATTTGACCCAAAGATTGTGCCAATCGTGCTTGAGATAATAGACGAAGTGCTTGTTAAGGAACGAATTTGA
- a CDS encoding cobyric acid synthase — protein MKLMILGTMSNVGKSLFTVALCRYFSNLGYKVAPFKAQNMSLNSIVSVEGGEMALSQYIQAIAARTVPSVLMNPILLKPDVQGIEIIAKGKPIDFEKSNRRYMYDKKLELLNIVLESFNELAKSYEIVILEGSGGTAEINLKEREINNITLAKILNCPAILIADISNGGAFAQVAGTFELLDDEERDLIKGFLFNKFHGDPTLLQDYPEKLAKRYNTRFLGTVTYIEHNLPEEDILSKKIGVQSELKVDIIKLPRFSNTFDFDPLFENFDVALVEEPRSDTDVIIIPGTKLPIHDLRWLKNKKDAILKSLKNKAFLIGICGGFQILGEKLIELDQNGKVVNREDGLGLLPIETVFHPYKITCWLTGKENLFGTIVEGYEIHRGISTPTKDVKPFAIIFKKNNAPTENFDGVILDRIIGTCFHHLFHNHQFFEKYFTMVAEEKGKSLDAIKRYDLDAQIELIAYHFTNSIDMESIFELIRFTQ, from the coding sequence ATGAAACTAATGATTCTTGGAACAATGTCGAACGTTGGAAAATCTCTTTTCACCGTAGCCTTGTGTAGATATTTTTCAAACCTAGGATACAAAGTAGCCCCATTTAAAGCACAAAACATGTCTCTAAACAGCATTGTATCAGTTGAAGGCGGAGAAATGGCACTTTCTCAGTATATTCAAGCAATTGCCGCAAGAACGGTGCCGTCTGTTTTGATGAATCCAATCCTGTTAAAACCAGACGTACAAGGCATTGAAATCATTGCGAAAGGTAAACCAATTGATTTCGAGAAATCCAACAGAAGATACATGTACGATAAAAAGTTAGAACTTCTCAACATAGTTCTAGAATCTTTCAATGAACTTGCCAAAAGTTATGAAATCGTGATTCTTGAAGGCAGCGGTGGCACAGCTGAGATAAATTTGAAGGAAAGAGAGATCAACAATATCACTCTTGCAAAAATTTTAAACTGTCCTGCCATTCTAATAGCAGACATCAGCAATGGAGGGGCTTTCGCGCAAGTTGCTGGAACATTTGAACTTTTGGATGATGAGGAGCGAGATCTCATCAAAGGTTTTTTGTTTAATAAATTTCATGGCGATCCAACGCTTTTACAAGATTATCCAGAAAAACTTGCTAAGCGCTACAACACGAGGTTTCTCGGGACGGTTACATATATCGAGCACAATTTACCTGAAGAAGATATCTTATCGAAAAAAATAGGTGTTCAAAGCGAGTTAAAAGTCGATATCATAAAACTTCCGCGGTTTTCAAACACCTTTGATTTTGATCCGCTTTTCGAGAATTTCGATGTCGCACTTGTTGAGGAACCTCGAAGTGACACCGATGTGATAATAATCCCAGGTACAAAGTTGCCCATTCACGATCTAAGGTGGTTAAAAAACAAAAAGGATGCAATACTTAAAAGCCTCAAAAACAAAGCCTTTTTAATTGGAATATGTGGTGGTTTTCAAATTTTAGGAGAAAAACTTATAGAATTGGATCAAAACGGTAAAGTTGTAAATCGAGAGGATGGACTCGGTCTGTTACCAATCGAAACAGTTTTTCACCCTTACAAGATCACCTGCTGGCTTACCGGCAAAGAAAATCTTTTCGGAACAATTGTGGAAGGATACGAGATTCACAGGGGAATTTCAACACCGACTAAAGACGTTAAACCTTTTGCTATCATCTTCAAAAAGAACAACGCTCCAACCGAGAATTTTGACGGTGTGATACTCGACAGGATAATTGGTACTTGCTTTCACCACTTGTTCCACAATCATCAGTTTTTTGAAAAGTATTTCACTATGGTTGCAGAAGAGAAGGGAAAAAGTTTAGACGCAATAAAAAGGTATGACCTTGATGCACAAATAGAGCTCATTGCATATCACTTCACGAATAGCATAGATATGGAAAGCATATTCGAGTTAATTCGTTTCACACAATAA
- the groL gene encoding chaperonin GroEL (60 kDa chaperone family; promotes refolding of misfolded polypeptides especially under stressful conditions; forms two stacked rings of heptamers to form a barrel-shaped 14mer; ends can be capped by GroES; misfolded proteins enter the barrel where they are refolded when GroES binds) — translation MPKLLKFNEEARRALERGVNKVADAVRITLGPKGRNVVIEKSWGSPTITNDGVSIAKEIELEDKFENLGAQLVKEVASKTNDVAGDGTTTATVLAQAMIREGLKNVAAGANPILLKRGIDKATERVVKFIKEKAKKLSGRDDIAHVAAISANNPEIGELIAEAMDKVGEDGVITVEDSKTLETYVEFTEGMQFDRGYISPYFVTDAEKMEVELKEPFILITDKKLSAIKPLIPILEKVAQTGKPLLVIAEDVEGEALTTLVLNKLKGTLMSCAVKAPGFGDRRKAMLQDIAILTGGTVISDELGINFEDVTLEDLGRADLVRVKKDDTIIIGGKGKPEEIKKRIAQIKSQIEQTTSEYEKETLQERMAKLAGGVAVIKVGAATETELKEKKHRIEDALSATRAAVEEGIVPGGGVTLLRAREVLEDLIKQLEGDEKVGAMIVYKALEAPIRQIAENAGYDGAIIVERVLASKDFGFGFDALKGEFTDMFKAGIIDPAKVTRSALQNAASIAGMLLTTEVLVVEKPEEKKEHTPPMPEY, via the coding sequence ATGCCAAAACTGTTGAAGTTCAATGAAGAAGCTAGAAGAGCTCTTGAGAGAGGTGTTAACAAGGTTGCCGATGCTGTTAGAATAACTCTTGGTCCAAAAGGTAGAAATGTTGTCATCGAAAAAAGCTGGGGTTCTCCAACCATAACAAACGACGGTGTTTCCATAGCAAAGGAAATTGAGCTTGAGGACAAATTTGAAAATCTTGGAGCTCAACTCGTAAAAGAAGTTGCTTCCAAAACCAACGATGTTGCTGGTGACGGTACAACGACAGCGACAGTTCTTGCCCAAGCTATGATCAGAGAAGGTTTGAAAAACGTTGCTGCTGGTGCAAATCCAATTCTTTTGAAAAGAGGTATAGACAAAGCAACGGAAAGAGTTGTGAAATTCATAAAGGAAAAAGCTAAGAAACTTTCTGGTCGTGATGACATTGCTCACGTCGCAGCTATAAGTGCTAACAACCCAGAGATTGGAGAACTGATCGCCGAAGCTATGGACAAAGTTGGAGAAGATGGAGTTATAACAGTCGAAGATTCGAAAACACTTGAAACCTACGTTGAATTCACGGAAGGTATGCAGTTTGATAGAGGATACATTTCACCATACTTTGTTACCGATGCGGAAAAAATGGAAGTAGAACTAAAAGAACCATTCATTTTGATCACCGACAAGAAATTGAGCGCAATCAAACCGTTGATACCAATTCTTGAAAAAGTCGCTCAAACTGGTAAGCCACTTCTTGTCATCGCCGAAGATGTAGAAGGAGAGGCTTTGACAACTCTTGTTTTGAACAAACTAAAAGGAACACTTATGTCTTGTGCCGTCAAAGCTCCTGGTTTCGGTGACAGAAGAAAGGCTATGCTACAAGATATCGCAATTTTGACAGGTGGGACTGTTATAAGCGACGAACTTGGAATAAACTTCGAGGATGTTACACTTGAAGATCTTGGTAGGGCAGATCTTGTAAGAGTCAAGAAAGATGACACAATAATTATCGGTGGAAAAGGAAAACCAGAAGAAATCAAGAAGAGAATCGCCCAGATCAAATCTCAGATTGAACAGACAACTTCTGAGTACGAAAAAGAAACGCTCCAAGAAAGAATGGCTAAACTTGCTGGAGGAGTTGCTGTCATAAAAGTTGGTGCTGCAACTGAAACAGAACTCAAAGAAAAGAAACACAGAATTGAAGACGCATTGAGCGCAACAAGAGCAGCTGTTGAAGAAGGTATCGTACCTGGTGGAGGAGTAACACTGCTTAGAGCAAGAGAAGTTCTCGAGGATCTTATCAAGCAACTTGAAGGAGACGAAAAAGTTGGAGCTATGATTGTATACAAAGCTTTGGAAGCCCCAATTAGACAAATAGCTGAAAATGCTGGTTACGATGGCGCAATCATTGTTGAAAGAGTTCTTGCAAGCAAAGATTTTGGCTTTGGATTCGACGCTCTTAAAGGTGAATTCACCGATATGTTCAAAGCAGGAATCATCGACCCAGCGAAAGTTACAAGAAGTGCGCTGCAGAATGCTGCTTCTATCGCTGGAATGCTCTTGACAACTGAAGTTCTTGTTGTGGAAAAACCTGAAGAAAAGAAAGAGCACACACCACCAATGCCTGAATATTGA
- a CDS encoding Dph6-related ATP pyrophosphatase, with product MIFCSWSGGKDSCLALYYGIKTFGKVDLLFTMLHEDCDRSRAHGIKKELFKNQASSLKIPWHFECATWDDYEKVFLNFLDNYAKGGIGIFGDIDLEEHRNWVERVCMQKSVRVFEPLWKKDREKILKEFVDLGFKALVVAVSKKFPHAKVLLGKSLSCETIELIKSLRIDICGENGEYHTFVYDGPIFEKPVQFKVLDIVETETSWLLDLRG from the coding sequence ATGATTTTTTGCTCTTGGAGCGGAGGAAAGGACAGTTGCCTAGCTTTGTACTACGGTATTAAAACCTTTGGAAAGGTCGATTTGCTTTTTACAATGCTTCATGAAGACTGCGATAGGTCAAGGGCCCATGGAATAAAAAAAGAGCTTTTCAAAAATCAAGCAAGCAGTTTGAAAATTCCATGGCATTTTGAATGTGCTACCTGGGATGATTATGAGAAAGTTTTTCTAAACTTTTTGGACAATTATGCTAAAGGCGGAATAGGGATCTTTGGGGACATAGACCTAGAAGAACACAGAAATTGGGTGGAAAGAGTTTGCATGCAGAAAAGTGTGAGGGTTTTTGAACCACTTTGGAAAAAAGATAGAGAGAAAATCTTAAAGGAATTTGTAGACCTTGGTTTTAAAGCATTAGTGGTAGCTGTTTCAAAAAAATTTCCACACGCAAAAGTCCTTCTTGGTAAAAGTTTAAGCTGTGAAACAATTGAACTCATCAAAAGTTTGAGGATTGATATTTGTGGAGAAAATGGAGAATACCATACTTTTGTGTATGATGGACCAATATTCGAAAAGCCTGTACAGTTCAAGGTTTTGGATATTGTTGAAACTGAAACAAGTTGGCTTTTGGATTTGAGGGGGTAA
- the glnA gene encoding type I glutamate--ammonia ligase yields the protein MDYKDILSYVKEEKILFIRLQFSDINGNLKNVEIPSQELERAFERGIMFDGSSIEGFARIEESDMYLRPDPNTFAVLPWSTDGMKSARLICDVYTPADEPFEGDPRYRLKLIVEKARKMGFEPYAGPELEFFILPRDEKGYPKAEFLDKGSYFDLLPLNEVESLRSEAAVALRTMGINVEATHHEVSPSQHELDFRYGPVLVTADNVQTVKLVLKTIAVKHNLRVTFMPKPFFGINGSGMHTHMSLFKGDENVFYDPNSSDGLSQTMKYFIGGLLKYARQITLVTNPTVNSYKRLVPGYEAPVNIAWSKANRTALIRIPAARGKSTRLEYRAPDPTCNAYLAFAVLFAAGLKGIEEKIEPPAPIEENIYHMSEERKSLFKIDSLPGSLREAIEEARNSELVKEVLGDHIFKKLIDLKRREWRDFSIAVTDWEREKYLNC from the coding sequence ATGGATTACAAGGACATTTTAAGCTACGTTAAGGAAGAAAAAATCCTGTTCATTCGTCTTCAGTTTTCCGATATAAACGGCAACTTGAAAAATGTCGAGATACCCTCGCAGGAACTTGAGAGAGCTTTCGAGAGAGGAATAATGTTCGATGGATCGTCGATCGAAGGATTTGCAAGAATTGAGGAATCCGATATGTACCTTAGACCAGATCCAAATACTTTTGCCGTTCTTCCTTGGTCAACCGATGGTATGAAAAGCGCAAGACTTATATGCGATGTGTACACGCCAGCCGATGAGCCGTTCGAAGGAGATCCAAGATATCGTTTGAAACTAATTGTGGAAAAGGCGCGAAAAATGGGATTTGAGCCTTATGCCGGTCCAGAACTTGAGTTTTTCATACTTCCCAGGGATGAAAAGGGATATCCAAAAGCGGAGTTTTTAGACAAGGGAAGTTACTTTGATCTGCTGCCTTTGAACGAAGTGGAATCTTTAAGGAGTGAAGCAGCCGTTGCTTTGAGAACTATGGGAATAAACGTTGAGGCAACTCATCATGAGGTTTCTCCTTCCCAACACGAACTTGATTTTCGATATGGTCCAGTTCTCGTCACAGCTGACAATGTTCAGACTGTAAAGCTTGTTTTAAAAACGATTGCCGTAAAACACAACTTGCGCGTCACTTTTATGCCAAAACCATTCTTTGGCATCAATGGGTCTGGAATGCACACGCATATGAGTCTTTTCAAAGGCGATGAGAACGTATTTTACGATCCAAATTCTTCCGATGGATTATCGCAAACAATGAAATACTTCATCGGAGGTTTGTTGAAATACGCTCGACAAATAACGCTTGTCACAAATCCAACTGTTAACAGCTACAAGCGCTTGGTCCCAGGTTACGAAGCCCCTGTGAACATAGCTTGGTCCAAGGCGAACAGAACGGCTCTCATAAGGATTCCAGCTGCCAGAGGAAAATCGACAAGGCTCGAGTATCGCGCGCCAGATCCTACTTGCAATGCTTACCTTGCTTTTGCCGTCTTGTTTGCGGCTGGTTTGAAGGGAATTGAAGAGAAGATAGAACCTCCGGCTCCGATAGAGGAAAACATATATCACATGAGTGAGGAAAGAAAAAGCCTGTTCAAAATCGATTCACTTCCTGGTTCTTTGAGAGAAGCAATAGAGGAAGCGAGAAATTCAGAACTTGTAAAGGAAGTGCTTGGAGATCATATCTTCAAAAAGTTAATTGATTTAAAAAGAAGAGAATGGCGCGATTTTAGCATAGCTGTGACAGATTGGGAAAGGGAAAAATATCTCAACTGTTGA
- the cbiB gene encoding adenosylcobinamide-phosphate synthase CbiB gives MIVFLGAVLLDLLFGEPQNLLHPVYYIGRIGSFLDKAREKVTNKVLLFVLGMSALIVEALLWLALILLVQRLTYPVRIVLSIILFKFSFSIRGLYEHVHRCFTDDVEALRKNVSLIVSRDVSKLDKWHLYSAALESLSENLSDAITGPWFYFILLGLPGAWLYRVVNTYDALFGYRNDRYEWFGKFAARMDDALNFIPSRISCFFILLFNPKRALNYVRKYGPVKINATYPMSAFAGVLGVKFEKIGYYSFEGREPTKEDILKGLRLYKYVVLVMFFTMIAFLWRFKLW, from the coding sequence TTGATTGTTTTTCTTGGAGCAGTTTTGCTAGATTTGTTGTTCGGCGAGCCTCAAAATCTTCTCCATCCAGTTTACTACATTGGAAGAATCGGGAGCTTTTTGGACAAAGCGAGAGAAAAAGTGACCAACAAAGTTTTGCTTTTTGTGCTGGGAATGTCGGCTTTGATAGTTGAAGCTTTGCTGTGGTTAGCTTTGATTTTGCTGGTTCAAAGGTTAACCTATCCAGTTAGAATCGTGCTGTCAATAATCTTGTTCAAATTTTCATTTTCAATAAGAGGTTTGTACGAGCACGTCCATAGATGTTTCACAGATGATGTTGAAGCGCTTAGAAAAAACGTTTCCCTTATAGTTAGCCGTGATGTTTCAAAGCTTGATAAATGGCATCTTTATTCAGCTGCACTTGAGAGCCTTTCTGAGAATTTGTCCGATGCCATAACAGGTCCGTGGTTTTATTTTATTTTACTCGGTCTTCCAGGTGCTTGGTTATACAGGGTTGTCAACACTTACGATGCTTTGTTTGGGTACAGAAACGACAGGTACGAATGGTTTGGCAAGTTCGCCGCGAGAATGGATGATGCTCTAAACTTCATTCCATCTAGGATCAGTTGCTTTTTCATCTTACTGTTCAATCCAAAAAGGGCTCTAAATTATGTTCGAAAATACGGTCCTGTAAAGATCAACGCCACTTATCCCATGAGTGCTTTTGCAGGTGTACTTGGCGTGAAATTTGAAAAAATTGGCTATTACTCTTTTGAAGGGAGAGAACCCACCAAAGAGGACATTTTGAAAGGGTTAAGACTTTATAAGTACGTGGTTTTGGTTATGTTTTTCACGATGATTGCTTTTCTATGGAGGTTTAAACTATGGTGA
- a CDS encoding aminotransferase class I/II-fold pyridoxal phosphate-dependent enzyme: MVIHGGIREKDFLDFSISVNPFVPEWFEDLSKLNEDLRRYTYIEWLEENFQNTFGNDTVIVAGAMEALHIIGWEFFKDSVVFIPVPNYYEYFRVASFSSFGIVKVPMVENCEYKVENFEKLLKLVEKYRKIGKRMCFITSNPNNPTGIFLDLSELLNTLVDKGVLCIIDEAFLDFVDEEKLRSFENNLKVSKQIIRLRTFTKSFGLPGVRVGYVKSAEYKNVFLSRRMPWAVGGTGYVFLEKLLANDWKDFLKRTKKYIKNEMKKFASFDFFKSDANYFMVKVKEIDKVLDFLRLHRISVRDARSFEIGDFIRIGIKDSQANDFLLEKLKEISNLLVMKEGG, from the coding sequence ATGGTGATCCACGGTGGGATTAGAGAGAAGGATTTCTTGGATTTTTCGATTTCCGTTAATCCTTTTGTGCCAGAATGGTTCGAAGATCTTTCCAAGTTGAACGAGGATCTTAGAAGGTACACTTACATTGAATGGTTGGAAGAAAATTTTCAAAATACTTTTGGAAACGACACGGTGATAGTAGCAGGTGCTATGGAGGCTTTGCACATAATCGGATGGGAGTTTTTCAAGGACAGTGTGGTTTTCATACCTGTGCCGAACTATTACGAATACTTTCGTGTTGCAAGTTTTTCAAGCTTTGGAATAGTCAAAGTACCAATGGTTGAAAATTGTGAGTACAAAGTTGAAAATTTCGAAAAACTTCTGAAGCTTGTGGAAAAATACAGAAAGATTGGCAAGAGAATGTGTTTTATCACATCGAATCCAAATAACCCAACTGGAATTTTTCTTGATCTATCTGAACTTTTGAACACTTTAGTTGATAAGGGTGTTCTATGCATAATCGACGAAGCCTTTTTGGATTTCGTTGATGAAGAAAAATTAAGATCTTTTGAAAATAATTTGAAGGTATCAAAGCAGATAATAAGACTTAGAACCTTTACAAAAAGTTTTGGTTTGCCAGGTGTTAGAGTTGGGTACGTCAAAAGCGCCGAATACAAAAATGTTTTCCTTTCTCGAAGAATGCCTTGGGCAGTGGGTGGAACAGGTTATGTGTTTCTTGAAAAGTTGCTAGCCAACGATTGGAAAGATTTTTTGAAAAGAACAAAGAAATACATCAAAAACGAGATGAAGAAATTCGCGAGTTTCGATTTTTTCAAGTCAGATGCAAATTATTTTATGGTGAAAGTCAAAGAAATTGACAAAGTGCTTGATTTTTTAAGATTACATCGAATATCTGTCAGAGATGCTAGAAGTTTCGAGATAGGAGATTTTATAAGAATTGGAATTAAGGATAGTCAAGCCAACGATTTTCTTCTTGAAAAACTTAAAGAAATATCAAATCTCTTGGTTATGAAGGAAGGTGGATGA
- the cobO gene encoding cob(I)yrinic acid a,c-diamide adenosyltransferase: MAYVHVYTGNGKGKTTAAFGLAVRAACAGLKVYIGQFIKGMKYSELDIVKYFPNIELEQFGRGCFIKGKPDELDVKLAREGLKKVEEKLTSGKYDLVILDEANIAIYFNLFTVQELIGVLNKRSERTEVVVTGRYAPKELIDYADLVTEMVEVKHYYTKGVMARKGIEF, translated from the coding sequence ATGGCTTACGTTCATGTTTACACCGGTAACGGAAAAGGCAAGACTACGGCGGCTTTTGGCTTGGCAGTCAGAGCTGCGTGCGCTGGATTAAAAGTTTACATCGGTCAGTTCATCAAAGGAATGAAATATAGCGAGCTTGACATTGTCAAGTACTTTCCAAACATCGAACTTGAACAATTTGGAAGAGGGTGTTTCATCAAAGGAAAGCCGGATGAGCTTGACGTAAAGCTTGCAAGGGAAGGGCTGAAAAAGGTTGAAGAGAAGCTTACGAGCGGAAAGTACGATTTAGTTATCTTGGATGAAGCGAACATAGCGATTTATTTTAATCTTTTCACCGTTCAAGAGTTGATAGGGGTTTTAAACAAACGCTCTGAAAGAACTGAGGTTGTGGTGACTGGCAGGTACGCTCCAAAAGAATTGATAGACTACGCCGACCTTGTGACGGAGATGGTCGAAGTTAAACATTACTACACAAAGGGTGTTATGGCAAGAAAAGGGATAGAATTTTGA
- the groES gene encoding co-chaperone GroES: MKVIPLGERLLIKPIKEEKKTEGGIVLPDSAKEKPMKAEVVAVGEKVENIDVKPGDKVIYSKYAGTEIKINDVDYIIIDANDILAKIEE, from the coding sequence ATGAAAGTGATTCCATTGGGTGAAAGATTGTTGATCAAACCAATTAAGGAAGAAAAGAAAACTGAAGGCGGAATAGTTTTGCCTGACTCGGCGAAAGAAAAACCGATGAAAGCAGAAGTTGTTGCTGTTGGAGAAAAGGTAGAGAACATCGATGTTAAGCCTGGGGACAAGGTTATATATTCCAAATATGCTGGTACGGAAATTAAGATTAATGATGTTGATTACATCATTATTGATGCGAATGATATTCTAGCGAAAATCGAAGAGTAA
- a CDS encoding ribonuclease HII, translated as MKNELFLFDEFYKKHFGQIIGVDEAGRGCIAGPVVAAAVVLEKEVEVFDSKQLTPSERERIFEEIKKVAKIGIGLATAEEIDIYNILNATKIAMNRALKALNQPNLFVLVDGKGLNLVQQGVCIVKGDAKSAAVAAASIVAKVVRDRIMKGFDKVYPQYLFAQHKGYPTQDHLKALAEYGATVFHRLTFSPVLPYVNEKILSKISKERALSVVKIMQKKLKIK; from the coding sequence ATGAAAAACGAACTTTTTCTCTTCGATGAGTTTTACAAAAAACACTTTGGTCAAATAATCGGCGTCGACGAAGCTGGTAGAGGATGCATAGCTGGTCCGGTTGTTGCTGCCGCGGTTGTGTTGGAAAAAGAGGTGGAGGTATTCGACTCCAAACAACTTACACCAAGTGAAAGGGAAAGGATTTTTGAAGAAATCAAAAAGGTGGCAAAGATCGGAATTGGTTTGGCAACAGCTGAGGAGATAGACATTTACAACATCTTAAACGCCACAAAAATTGCCATGAACAGAGCACTTAAAGCTTTGAATCAACCAAATTTGTTCGTGCTTGTGGATGGAAAGGGGTTGAATTTGGTCCAACAGGGAGTTTGCATTGTCAAAGGCGATGCTAAAAGTGCAGCAGTTGCTGCTGCTTCCATCGTAGCGAAGGTTGTAAGAGACAGAATCATGAAAGGTTTTGACAAAGTCTATCCGCAGTATCTTTTTGCCCAACACAAAGGTTATCCAACTCAAGATCATTTAAAGGCTTTGGCTGAATATGGAGCAACTGTTTTTCATCGTTTGACCTTTTCACCCGTTTTGCCGTATGTAAACGAAAAAATACTTAGCAAAATCAGCAAAGAAAGGGCTCTAAGTGTTGTTAAAATCATGCAGAAGAAACTGAAGATCAAATGA